One window of the Novosphingobium sp. KACC 22771 genome contains the following:
- a CDS encoding cyclase family protein, which translates to MSTLAMLAQSLASGAVRVVDLTQTLSEDTPLLVLPEPFGQTAAFSRQEISRYDDRGVAWHWNNFTVGEHTGTHFDAPVHWVTGKDLADNTVDRLPVQPLIAPAVVLDFSAECAADPDFLLTVEHIERWESQHGAIPAGSWVLFRTDWSKRDVDAYTNRAADGPHTPGPSTAAVEALIARDVIGFGVETIGTDAGQAFALTPAYPAHTLFHGAGKYGLQCLENLDQLPATGAIVIAAPLKIRDGSGSPLRVLALVEG; encoded by the coding sequence ATGTCCACACTCGCCATGCTTGCTCAATCCCTCGCCTCGGGCGCGGTGCGCGTAGTCGATCTGACCCAGACGCTCTCGGAAGATACGCCGCTGCTGGTTCTGCCCGAACCTTTTGGGCAAACGGCGGCCTTCTCGCGTCAGGAAATCTCGCGCTATGATGATCGGGGCGTGGCCTGGCACTGGAATAATTTTACGGTGGGCGAGCATACGGGCACGCATTTCGACGCGCCTGTCCATTGGGTAACGGGCAAGGATCTGGCCGACAACACGGTCGACCGTCTGCCGGTTCAGCCTTTGATCGCGCCCGCCGTGGTGCTGGATTTTTCCGCCGAATGCGCGGCTGACCCTGATTTCCTGCTGACGGTGGAACATATCGAGCGCTGGGAATCGCAGCATGGCGCGATTCCGGCCGGATCATGGGTGCTTTTCCGCACGGATTGGTCGAAGCGCGATGTCGATGCCTATACCAACCGCGCCGCCGATGGGCCGCATACGCCGGGGCCGTCGACGGCGGCGGTTGAGGCGCTGATCGCGCGCGATGTGATCGGCTTTGGCGTCGAAACCATCGGCACCGATGCGGGGCAGGCCTTCGCTCTGACCCCTGCCTATCCGGCGCATACTCTGTTCCATGGTGCGGGCAAATATGGGCTGCAATGCCTTGAAAACCTCGATCAATTGCCCGCCACGGGCGCCATCGTGATCGCCGCCCCGCTCAAAATCCGCGACGGTTCGGGCAGCCCCTTGCGCGTGCTCGCGCTGGTCGAGGGCTGA
- a CDS encoding sodium:solute symporter family protein, with the protein MIRLMILLIVLGTTIGAMAYGRAKTRSKSLEDWALGGRKMGTLVFWFLNAGEIYTTFAVLGISGFAWAYGAPAYLAFTSVSLSAAVGYWLTLRIHAYGRRHGLITQADFFAHRYQSRWLGMVVACAGLIALTVYIQIQVTALTFIVRLVAGPVIGGTWAAVIAVAVMLAFVFLAGLRSAAFAAGVKDVLMLVVVAVLAVGVAGMVGASSMLDVFAQVQDLYPAATRFPGLQPHAGLSLVWLSTSAINVAIGTYIFPHMFQLCFSAGSSETIKRNTVLQPIYSLSYFFIILLGFAALLAGTRPEGGDLNALLLTFVVQHCPVWLIGLFAGTASLLALVPGSVLMLTCGSIFARNIVRPVWRNMDDRRELLVSRCSMVGFAAAALWLALGASASLVEVGLSAYAAIGMLVPGVYLAFITRRVSARAVLAGLFAGYAVLWVPMIGKALGGIFVEWEIGLVAVLCNLAVTLLAMMFLPSPACGQK; encoded by the coding sequence ATGATCCGCTTGATGATCCTGTTGATCGTGCTGGGCACGACGATCGGCGCGATGGCCTATGGCCGCGCCAAAACCCGCAGCAAATCGCTGGAGGACTGGGCGCTGGGCGGGCGGAAAATGGGCACGCTGGTGTTCTGGTTTCTCAATGCGGGTGAGATTTACACAACCTTCGCGGTGCTGGGCATTTCGGGCTTTGCATGGGCTTATGGCGCGCCTGCCTATCTGGCGTTCACCTCGGTTTCTTTGTCGGCGGCGGTGGGCTATTGGCTGACGCTGCGTATCCATGCCTATGGGCGGCGCCATGGGCTGATCACGCAGGCCGATTTCTTTGCGCATCGCTATCAATCGCGCTGGCTGGGGATGGTGGTGGCCTGCGCGGGGCTGATCGCGCTGACGGTCTATATCCAGATTCAGGTGACGGCGCTGACCTTTATCGTGCGTCTGGTGGCCGGGCCGGTGATCGGGGGCACATGGGCGGCGGTGATCGCGGTGGCGGTGATGCTGGCCTTTGTGTTTCTGGCGGGTCTGCGCTCGGCCGCGTTTGCGGCCGGGGTCAAGGATGTGCTGATGCTGGTGGTCGTGGCGGTGCTGGCGGTGGGCGTGGCCGGGATGGTGGGCGCGTCCTCGATGCTGGACGTGTTTGCGCAGGTTCAGGATCTCTATCCCGCCGCCACGCGTTTTCCGGGGCTGCAACCCCATGCGGGGCTTTCGCTGGTGTGGCTTTCCACCTCGGCGATCAATGTTGCCATCGGCACCTATATCTTCCCGCATATGTTCCAACTGTGCTTTTCGGCGGGCAGCAGCGAGACGATCAAGCGCAATACCGTGCTTCAGCCGATCTATTCGCTGTCCTATTTCTTCATCATCCTGCTCGGTTTCGCCGCCTTGCTGGCGGGCACGCGGCCCGAGGGCGGGGATCTCAACGCGCTGCTGCTGACCTTTGTGGTCCAGCATTGTCCCGTCTGGCTGATCGGCCTGTTCGCGGGCACGGCCAGCCTGTTGGCGTTGGTGCCGGGTTCTGTGCTGATGTTGACCTGCGGGTCGATCTTTGCCCGCAATATCGTGCGGCCGGTTTGGCGGAACATGGACGACCGGCGCGAATTGCTGGTGTCGCGCTGCTCGATGGTGGGCTTTGCGGCGGCGGCGCTGTGGCTGGCGCTTGGGGCAAGCGCTTCGCTGGTCGAGGTCGGCCTGTCGGCCTATGCCGCGATCGGCATGCTGGTGCCGGGGGTCTATCTGGCCTTTATCACGCGGCGGGTTTCTGCCCGAGCCGTACTGGCTGGTTTGTTCGCGGGATATGCGGTGCTCTGGGTGCCGATGATCGGCAAGGCGCTGGGCGGGATTTTCGTTGAATGGGAAATCGGTCTGGTGGCGGTGCTGTGCAATCTGGCGGTCACGCTGCTGGCGATGATGTTTTTGCCCTCGCCCGCCTGTGGTCAAAAATAA
- a CDS encoding DUF3311 domain-containing protein, which translates to MDDPEGVEIPAFRRADALLLLPFVWQLGLAPWANGIVWRPFGLPFPMVWQMAGIVFATFVLGLRYWLDRKP; encoded by the coding sequence ATGGATGATCCCGAAGGCGTCGAGATCCCGGCTTTCCGCCGGGCCGATGCGCTGCTTTTGCTGCCCTTTGTCTGGCAATTGGGCCTTGCGCCTTGGGCCAATGGCATCGTCTGGCGCCCCTTTGGCCTGCCTTTCCCGATGGTTTGGCAAATGGCGGGCATTGTGTTCGCCACCTTTGTGCTGGGCTTGCGCTACTGGCTGGATCGCAAGCCATGA
- a CDS encoding LysR family transcriptional regulator, which yields MSETGLRYLLEALNAGSMRAASDRLNVAASSISRQIAQLEESYGLALIEKGRRGVRLTHAGEIVIAHYRNQMADREALRAKLEELRSVKSGQAVLAVGEGFLGSGFTDMIANFTTANPQIHLDLSVNSSQQIVRQVLEDEAHMGLVFQTPHDIKIHVRSVIAQPLMAIVAAGHPLAGQRSVSLADLVRHPLCLSPRHFGLRQILAGAELRHNTYLEPVITTNSIHMMRETVRRGAAVTILPQLSVWSELESGELTSIAIADDAMEDATISLILRAGRQLEGAPARLLKMVEAQLRQWNRPLRVVEP from the coding sequence ATGTCGGAAACAGGTCTGCGCTATCTGCTGGAGGCGCTCAACGCAGGCTCGATGCGTGCGGCGAGCGACCGGCTCAACGTGGCCGCCTCCTCGATCAGCCGCCAGATTGCCCAACTGGAGGAAAGCTATGGCCTTGCCCTGATTGAAAAGGGGCGGCGCGGGGTGCGGCTGACCCATGCGGGCGAAATCGTGATTGCCCATTACCGCAACCAGATGGCCGACCGCGAAGCTTTGCGCGCCAAGCTGGAGGAACTGCGTTCGGTCAAGAGCGGTCAGGCGGTGCTGGCCGTGGGCGAAGGCTTTCTGGGCAGCGGGTTTACCGACATGATCGCCAATTTCACCACCGCCAATCCCCAGATCCACCTCGACCTGTCGGTCAATTCATCCCAGCAGATCGTGCGGCAGGTGCTCGAAGATGAGGCGCATATGGGGCTGGTGTTTCAGACCCCGCATGACATCAAGATCCATGTCCGCTCGGTGATCGCCCAGCCGTTGATGGCCATTGTTGCCGCAGGCCACCCGTTGGCGGGGCAGCGCAGCGTCTCACTGGCCGATCTGGTGCGCCATCCACTGTGCCTCTCGCCGCGCCATTTCGGCCTGCGCCAGATCCTGGCCGGTGCGGAGCTGCGCCACAACACCTATCTGGAGCCGGTGATCACCACCAATTCGATTCACATGATGCGCGAAACCGTGCGGCGGGGCGCGGCGGTGACGATCCTGCCCCAATTGTCGGTGTGGAGCGAATTGGAAAGCGGCGAATTGACCAGCATTGCCATTGCCGATGATGCGATGGAGGACGCCACGATCAGCCTGATCCTGCGCGCCGGGCGACAATTGGAGGGTGCGCCCGCCCGCCTGCTCAAAATGGTGGAGGCGCAGTTGCGGCAATGGAACCGCCCGTTGCGGGTGGTTGAGCCATAA
- a CDS encoding dihydrodipicolinate synthase family protein, producing the protein MASIKRDRVNWQGYLPAITTPFSADGGLDEAGLGGLLEWLHGEGMHGLVLAGTTGEWTSMNAAERARLFALTGAQMKGKLPLIAGCSSFTAAESIAFAHHAAQAGFDGVLLTPPPYIRPRADEIVGFYETVSAAIDLPICVYNWPPGTGIDMDLGLLSRLADIEGVVAIKQSSSSFERFFETFFALKDQVRVFGFPMNEIGLTMLRVHGGDGTMGAGGVLGRYQPGFYDAFWAGDLDGARACGAKDRVLMREWYTPELVGRFGSGPAILKAALDAQGLPGGPVRAPLLPVSDAAREEIAQTLRKLQIL; encoded by the coding sequence ATGGCAAGCATCAAACGTGATCGTGTGAATTGGCAGGGCTATCTTCCCGCCATCACCACCCCCTTTTCCGCCGATGGCGGGCTGGATGAAGCGGGCCTTGGCGGCCTGCTGGAATGGCTGCATGGCGAAGGCATGCATGGGCTGGTTCTGGCCGGAACAACCGGCGAATGGACCAGCATGAATGCTGCCGAACGTGCCCGGCTGTTTGCCCTGACCGGCGCGCAGATGAAGGGCAAATTGCCGCTGATTGCGGGTTGCTCCAGCTTTACCGCGGCCGAGAGCATCGCCTTTGCCCACCACGCGGCGCAGGCCGGGTTTGACGGCGTGCTGTTGACGCCGCCGCCCTATATCCGCCCGCGCGCCGACGAAATCGTCGGCTTTTACGAAACGGTCAGCGCGGCCATCGACCTGCCCATCTGCGTGTATAACTGGCCGCCGGGCACGGGGATCGACATGGATCTGGGCCTGCTCTCGCGCCTTGCCGACATTGAGGGCGTGGTGGCGATCAAACAGTCCTCCTCCTCTTTCGAGCGCTTTTTCGAAACCTTCTTTGCGCTCAAAGATCAGGTGCGCGTGTTCGGCTTCCCGATGAACGAGATCGGGCTGACCATGCTGCGCGTGCATGGCGGCGATGGCACAATGGGCGCGGGCGGCGTGCTGGGCCGCTATCAGCCGGGCTTTTACGATGCCTTCTGGGCGGGCGATCTGGATGGCGCGCGCGCCTGCGGGGCCAAGGATCGCGTGCTGATGCGCGAATGGTATACGCCCGAACTGGTGGGGCGCTTCGGCTCGGGGCCTGCCATCCTCAAGGCCGCGCTGGATGCGCAGGGTCTGCCCGGCGGGCCGGTGCGCGCGCCTTTGCTGCCCGTTAGCGATGCCGCGCGCGAAGAGATTGCCCAAACGCTGCGAAAGCTGCAAATCCTGTGA
- a CDS encoding NAD(P)/FAD-dependent oxidoreductase, which translates to MTHEVLIIGGGLLGCAAAWHLARAGLAPRLIEARGINAGASGQNAGSLHFQIERRFLEPGGTAHAQGGDIVRLNRLAIEEWAGLEDQLGRPLDIHMHGGLMLAESEDDLALLSFKVARENELGLPTQLLSGTEARDLVPRLAPHICGAAWLAREGHANPRILADAFADAARASGAAIETDSRLLDLHRDGDGWQATIEQSGQVTTARARHVILATGHWTARIATRIGLNIPLYLAPLMMSVTDRTAPFLPYLIQHVGKRLSMKQTDDGNMVIGGGWASAPQKMADGLPDLDAPPHLVPDNLRANLAVAAGVIPCLRARSLIRSWTGMTCVSADQLPVVGEVPAAPGLYVAAGGSMFTLGPLLARMLARSIIESAMPDETTLFSAARFAHLNAFVVPS; encoded by the coding sequence ATGACGCATGAAGTTCTGATCATCGGCGGCGGCCTGCTGGGCTGTGCGGCGGCGTGGCATCTGGCCCGCGCCGGTCTTGCCCCGCGCCTGATCGAGGCGCGGGGCATCAATGCGGGCGCATCGGGCCAGAATGCAGGCTCGCTGCATTTCCAGATCGAACGGCGTTTCCTCGAACCGGGCGGCACCGCCCATGCGCAGGGCGGCGATATCGTCCGCCTCAATCGTCTGGCCATCGAGGAATGGGCGGGGCTGGAGGATCAGCTTGGCCGCCCGCTCGACATCCACATGCACGGCGGGCTGATGCTGGCCGAAAGCGAGGATGATCTGGCGCTGCTGTCCTTCAAGGTGGCCCGCGAAAACGAACTGGGCCTGCCCACGCAATTGCTCTCAGGGACCGAGGCGCGCGATCTGGTGCCCCGCCTTGCCCCCCATATTTGCGGTGCGGCATGGCTGGCGCGCGAAGGCCATGCCAATCCGCGCATTCTGGCCGATGCCTTTGCCGATGCGGCACGTGCCTCGGGCGCGGCGATCGAAACCGACAGCCGCCTGCTCGACCTGCACCGTGACGGCGATGGCTGGCAGGCCACCATCGAGCAATCGGGCCAAGTCACCACCGCCCGCGCGCGTCATGTCATTCTGGCCACCGGCCACTGGACCGCACGGATCGCGACGCGCATTGGGCTCAACATTCCGCTCTATCTGGCCCCCTTGATGATGAGCGTAACCGACCGGACCGCGCCTTTCCTGCCCTATCTGATCCAGCATGTCGGCAAACGCCTCTCGATGAAGCAGACCGACGACGGCAATATGGTGATCGGCGGCGGCTGGGCCTCTGCGCCGCAAAAGATGGCCGACGGCCTGCCAGATCTCGACGCGCCGCCCCATCTCGTCCCCGACAATCTGCGCGCCAATCTGGCGGTGGCGGCGGGGGTCATACCTTGTCTTCGGGCGCGCAGCCTGATCCGCAGCTGGACCGGCATGACCTGTGTATCGGCCGATCAATTGCCCGTCGTGGGCGAGGTTCCTGCCGCCCCCGGCCTCTATGTCGCGGCGGGCGGATCGATGTTCACGCTGGGGCCGCTGCTCGCACGGATGCTGGCGCGCAGCATTATCGAAAGCGCGATGCCCGACGAAACAACCCTATTCAGCGCCGCCCGCTTTGCCCATCTCAACGCCTTTGTGGTGCCGTCATGA
- a CDS encoding 2Fe-2S iron-sulfur cluster-binding protein, whose product MSRLVPGVTRPAPFAIAIDGAMIPAHPGETLAAAMVAAGAYRMRDDRSGAPRGMLCNMGTCSECFVWIAMEDGWRRRRACLTLAEDGMRIATHEAPL is encoded by the coding sequence ATGAGCCGGCTCGTGCCCGGCGTAACCCGCCCCGCACCATTCGCCATCGCGATCGACGGCGCAATGATCCCGGCCCATCCGGGCGAAACGTTGGCCGCAGCGATGGTTGCCGCCGGGGCATACCGGATGCGCGACGACCGATCCGGCGCTCCGCGTGGGATGTTGTGCAATATGGGCACATGCAGCGAATGTTTCGTGTGGATCGCCATGGAGGATGGATGGCGCCGCCGCCGCGCCTGCCTGACCCTGGCGGAGGACGGCATGCGCATCGCCACGCATGAGGCGCCGCTATGA
- a CDS encoding FAD-dependent oxidoreductase — protein sequence MIDPALFDIAIIGGGPAGQAAAQQTLAAGLSTTMIDEQARPGGQILRQPPPAFAVKGWMAGRLYRPLRRLLAQTEADARLKWRGATSVAGIERIGDHFRLTLSGTHGGTLLARRVLIAAGCYDMPVAMPGWTLPGVMSAGAVQTMLKSQQVVAGQPIVLLGSHPLLLVLATQILDAGGEVAAVLMPQTYGRMVLAALPYLAGAMFTPGPLMAAGAAMARLRRAGVPLMMGARPVGFTGDGRLEAVDYAWCGRTHRIAAQAAAVSYGFLPQSDLPRQVGAAVRWARPAGGWETICDGAMRSSIPGLYVAGETTGVAGADAAMAEGTIAGIAMAMDAGARAPFDMARAQARRARLQPFINLLRAVADPGDVWPLATPETLLCRCEDISVAQVAATIDRLPAMADASAVKHRCRIGMGLCQGRSCEHALVRRIAAARGCDPDAVAPFRTRFPARPLPFDEIIG from the coding sequence ATGATCGACCCAGCCTTGTTTGACATTGCCATCATCGGCGGCGGCCCCGCCGGACAGGCCGCCGCGCAACAGACGCTGGCCGCGGGCCTTTCCACCACGATGATCGACGAGCAGGCCCGCCCGGGCGGCCAGATCCTGCGCCAGCCCCCTCCCGCCTTTGCGGTCAAAGGATGGATGGCGGGCCGCCTCTATCGCCCGCTGCGCCGCCTGCTCGCTCAAACCGAGGCGGACGCGAGGCTCAAATGGCGGGGCGCAACCAGCGTGGCCGGAATCGAGCGGATCGGCGACCATTTCCGCCTGACCCTCTCGGGGACGCATGGCGGCACGTTGCTGGCGCGGCGGGTGCTGATCGCGGCGGGCTGTTATGACATGCCGGTGGCCATGCCGGGCTGGACCTTGCCCGGCGTGATGAGTGCAGGCGCGGTCCAGACCATGCTCAAATCGCAGCAGGTGGTCGCGGGCCAGCCCATCGTCCTGCTTGGCAGCCATCCCTTGCTGCTGGTGCTGGCCACGCAAATCCTGGACGCGGGGGGCGAGGTCGCGGCGGTGCTGATGCCGCAGACCTATGGTCGGATGGTGCTTGCGGCCTTGCCCTATCTTGCGGGGGCGATGTTCACCCCCGGCCCATTAATGGCGGCGGGGGCGGCTATGGCGCGTCTGCGCCGGGCGGGGGTGCCCCTGATGATGGGCGCGCGCCCTGTCGGCTTTACCGGCGATGGACGGCTGGAAGCGGTCGATTATGCGTGGTGCGGCCGGACCCACCGTATCGCGGCGCAGGCGGCGGCTGTGTCCTATGGCTTCCTGCCCCAATCGGATTTGCCGCGTCAGGTCGGCGCGGCGGTGCGATGGGCGCGGCCTGCGGGCGGATGGGAAACGATTTGCGATGGAGCCATGCGCTCCTCAATCCCGGGCCTTTATGTTGCGGGCGAAACCACCGGCGTGGCGGGCGCGGATGCCGCCATGGCCGAGGGTACGATTGCCGGGATCGCCATGGCGATGGATGCGGGCGCGCGCGCTCCCTTCGATATGGCCCGCGCGCAGGCAAGGCGCGCAAGGCTGCAGCCCTTCATCAACCTCTTGCGCGCCGTGGCCGATCCGGGCGATGTCTGGCCATTGGCCACGCCCGAAACGCTGCTGTGCCGATGCGAGGATATTTCCGTGGCGCAGGTTGCGGCGACCATCGACCGGCTCCCCGCCATGGCCGATGCATCGGCGGTCAAACATCGCTGCCGGATCGGGATGGGCCTGTGTCAGGGGCGGTCTTGCGAACATGCGCTGGTGCGGCGGATTGCCGCTGCGCGCGGCTGCGATCCCGATGCCGTCGCGCCTTTCCGCACGCGCTTTCCGGCGCGGCCGCTGCCCTTTGACGAGATCATCGGCTAA
- a CDS encoding VOC family protein, with protein sequence MTEATPPRPVFAADHVSWTVADAEAVARFYIDVFGASELFRMGPIDAADIPPMPDGRDWMAAHVNVPGARLTLIMLRLTETLNFQLVQYDKPDDRRPTLPRNCDAGGHHLGLRVDDVPAAAAYLTAHGCTAMEIIEISEGPLAGKKNLYLLDPWGHQLEIVD encoded by the coding sequence ATGACCGAGGCCACCCCTCCCCGCCCCGTTTTCGCCGCCGATCACGTGTCATGGACCGTGGCCGATGCCGAAGCGGTGGCGCGCTTTTACATTGATGTGTTCGGCGCATCCGAATTGTTCCGCATGGGGCCGATTGACGCCGCCGACATTCCCCCCATGCCCGATGGGCGCGACTGGATGGCCGCCCATGTAAATGTACCGGGCGCGCGGCTCACGCTCATCATGCTGCGCCTTACCGAGACTCTCAATTTTCAACTGGTGCAATATGACAAGCCCGATGATCGCAGGCCCACCCTGCCGCGCAATTGCGATGCGGGCGGGCATCATCTGGGGCTGCGGGTCGATGATGTGCCTGCCGCGGCCGCCTATCTGACCGCGCATGGCTGCACCGCGATGGAGATCATCGAGATTTCCGAAGGGCCGCTGGCGGGCAAGAAGAACCTCTATCTGCTCGACCCATGGGGTCATCAGCTTGAAATCGTGGACTGA
- a CDS encoding RidA family protein, with the protein MTAKRINPASLYESTRFGFSHAALDEATGTLHLAGQVAWDKDYNVVGGDDLAAQTRQALANIKTVLDEAGAGVGDLLRLRTLIVNYDMSKLEAVGAELAAFYGDVLPAPNTIVGVQALALPDFLIEIEAVAVLPQG; encoded by the coding sequence ATGACCGCAAAGCGTATCAATCCCGCATCCCTTTATGAAAGCACCCGTTTCGGCTTCTCCCATGCCGCGCTGGATGAAGCCACCGGAACGCTGCACCTGGCGGGGCAAGTGGCGTGGGACAAGGACTACAATGTGGTGGGCGGCGATGATCTGGCCGCGCAAACCCGTCAGGCGCTGGCCAATATCAAGACTGTTCTGGACGAAGCGGGCGCGGGGGTGGGCGATCTGCTGCGCCTGCGCACGTTGATCGTCAATTACGATATGTCCAAGCTGGAGGCCGTGGGCGCTGAACTGGCCGCGTTTTACGGCGATGTTCTGCCCGCACCCAACACGATTGTCGGGGTTCAGGCGCTGGCCCTGCCCGATTTCCTGATCGAGATCGAGGCGGTCGCGGTGCTGCCCCAGGGTTGA
- a CDS encoding glycoside hydrolase family 3 C-terminal domain-containing protein, whose protein sequence is MFSHSAVSSFRLVLMAGAALCGTAGWGNVSAQTTGPWMDAHRSPADRARMLISAMTLDEKLGLLQGDTVLDGNGTGVNPCVGHISGLPRLGLPALCMGDGPAGVGNGMVGVTQFPAPLMVASTWNAGLMQEFGAALGREHAAKGRNVVLAPTINIIRTPKWGRIAETLSEDPYLTAIGGAAITAGIQAQGVLATPKHFAANNQEWLRLGDAPAYEAIDARVSERALNEIYFPAFEAVVRRAGAGSIMCAYNRFNGTYACENKAALDQLRGWGFDGFVVSDWYFAHRSTVASVKAGMDISMPGGPSPFGFAEFYGPPLRKALAKGEVTGEDIDTLLRHILTPMFRLGVIDRPVKGDANAQARSPAHLALSQRIAQEGSVLLRNQGGVLPLGAGLSRVAIIGDDAGEHVQTTERYGGFVKNDEIKPMAPRAAIRAALPESVKVDYAPGTLGIAPLPAIPASALRDLTATYYASPDFSGKPALTRAEAAIDYEQAGTKELGSIFSARWRGTLVPPVGGIYRFSLNGGGEIRLRIDGREVAYTPKQNFRLTTHGTITLEAGKPVSFELDYSTAPTLSPPELRVGWQAPDPSLIADAVAAAAKADVAVVFVADHVSEGADRTDLRLPGDQDALIEAVAKANPRTVVVLHTAGPVLMPWRDKVAGIVAGWYPGEVAGPAIARLLTGAANPSGKLTVTFPADEVHGPADGSARYPGKGTSADYSEGLLVGYRWYDAKGLTPLYPFGFGLSYTHFGFSGIKATRRGDGWQVRAQVRNLGARAGAEVAQLYLAMPAAAGEPPRQLKGFARVELAPGEAREVSFALTRRDLSVWDDKAHAWKVPAGTMRVFIGNSSRDLPLSANLSR, encoded by the coding sequence ATGTTTTCCCACTCTGCTGTTTCGTCTTTTCGTCTTGTCCTGATGGCCGGGGCGGCACTCTGCGGAACAGCGGGGTGGGGGAATGTTTCGGCGCAAACCACCGGGCCGTGGATGGATGCCCATCGCAGCCCGGCGGATCGCGCCCGGATGCTGATCTCGGCCATGACGCTGGATGAAAAGCTGGGGCTGCTTCAGGGCGATACGGTGCTCGATGGCAATGGCACGGGGGTGAACCCTTGTGTCGGGCATATTTCGGGCCTGCCGCGTCTTGGCCTGCCCGCGCTGTGCATGGGCGATGGTCCGGCGGGCGTGGGCAATGGCATGGTGGGGGTGACGCAATTTCCCGCGCCGCTGATGGTGGCCAGCACGTGGAACGCGGGTCTGATGCAGGAATTTGGCGCCGCGCTGGGGCGCGAACATGCGGCCAAGGGGCGCAATGTCGTGCTGGCCCCCACAATCAACATCATCCGCACGCCCAAATGGGGCCGCATCGCCGAAACGCTCAGCGAGGACCCCTATCTGACCGCCATCGGCGGGGCGGCGATCACGGCGGGCATTCAGGCGCAGGGCGTTCTGGCCACGCCCAAGCATTTTGCCGCCAACAATCAGGAATGGCTGCGCCTTGGCGACGCGCCCGCCTATGAGGCCATTGATGCGCGCGTCAGCGAGCGCGCCCTGAACGAGATCTATTTCCCAGCCTTTGAGGCCGTGGTGCGCCGCGCGGGTGCCGGATCGATCATGTGCGCCTATAACCGCTTCAACGGCACCTATGCCTGCGAAAACAAGGCGGCGCTCGATCAGTTGCGCGGCTGGGGCTTTGACGGCTTTGTCGTCTCCGACTGGTATTTCGCCCATCGCAGCACCGTGGCCAGCGTGAAGGCGGGCATGGACATCTCCATGCCCGGAGGCCCCAGTCCCTTTGGTTTCGCCGAATTCTACGGCCCGCCCCTGCGCAAGGCGCTGGCCAAGGGCGAGGTGACGGGCGAGGATATTGACACTCTGCTGCGCCACATCCTGACGCCGATGTTCCGGCTGGGCGTGATCGACCGCCCGGTCAAGGGCGATGCCAATGCGCAGGCCCGCTCGCCCGCCCATCTCGCGCTCTCGCAACGGATCGCACAGGAGGGCAGCGTGTTGCTGCGCAATCAGGGCGGCGTGCTGCCGCTGGGCGCGGGTCTTTCGCGGGTGGCGATCATCGGCGATGATGCGGGCGAGCATGTCCAGACCACCGAGCGCTATGGCGGTTTTGTCAAGAATGACGAGATCAAGCCAATGGCCCCGCGCGCCGCGATCCGCGCTGCCCTGCCTGAAAGCGTTAAGGTCGATTATGCGCCTGGCACGCTGGGCATTGCGCCATTGCCTGCCATTCCCGCCTCGGCGCTGCGCGATCTGACCGCCACCTATTACGCCTCGCCCGATTTTTCCGGCAAGCCCGCCCTGACCCGCGCCGAAGCCGCGATTGATTATGAGCAGGCCGGGACCAAGGAACTGGGCAGCATCTTTTCCGCGCGCTGGCGTGGCACTCTGGTGCCTCCGGTGGGCGGGATCTACCGCTTCTCGCTCAATGGCGGGGGTGAAATCCGCCTCCGCATTGATGGGCGCGAGGTGGCCTATACGCCCAAGCAGAATTTCCGCCTGACCACGCATGGCACGATCACACTGGAGGCGGGCAAGCCTGTTTCCTTCGAGCTGGACTATTCGACCGCGCCCACCCTCTCGCCCCCCGAATTGCGCGTGGGGTGGCAGGCGCCCGACCCGAGCCTGATCGCGGACGCCGTGGCCGCAGCGGCCAAGGCCGATGTCGCGGTTGTGTTCGTGGCCGATCATGTCTCCGAAGGCGCCGACCGCACCGACCTGCGCCTGCCCGGCGATCAGGATGCGCTGATCGAGGCGGTGGCCAAGGCCAACCCGCGCACGGTGGTGGTGTTGCACACGGCGGGTCCGGTCTTGATGCCATGGCGCGACAAGGTCGCGGGCATCGTCGCGGGCTGGTATCCGGGCGAGGTGGCGGGCCCCGCCATCGCGCGCCTGTTGACCGGGGCGGCCAATCCTTCGGGCAAGCTGACCGTGACCTTCCCTGCCGACGAGGTGCATGGGCCTGCCGATGGTTCCGCGCGCTATCCGGGTAAGGGTACGAGCGCCGATTACAGCGAGGGTCTGCTGGTGGGCTATCGCTGGTATGATGCCAAAGGGTTGACCCCGCTTTATCCCTTTGGTTTTGGACTGTCCTATACCCATTTCGGCTTTTCCGGGATCAAGGCCACGCGCCGGGGCGATGGGTGGCAGGTGCGCGCGCAGGTCCGCAACCTTGGCGCGCGGGCAGGGGCCGAGGTGGCCCAGCTCTATCTGGCCATGCCCGCCGCGGCCGGTGAGCCGCCACGCCAGCTCAAGGGCTTTGCCCGTGTCGAACTGGCGCCGGGCGAGGCGCGCGAGGTCAGCTTTGCCCTTACGCGCCGCGATCTGTCGGTGTGGGATGACAAGGCCCATGCGTGGAAGGTTCCCGCCGGAACCATGCGGGTGTTTATCGGCAACAGTTCGCGCGACCTGCCTTTGTCGGCAAATCTGTCGCGCTAA